In one window of Amblyomma americanum isolate KBUSLIRL-KWMA chromosome 9, ASM5285725v1, whole genome shotgun sequence DNA:
- the LOC144105153 gene encoding uncharacterized protein LOC144105153 — MLCGDVELNPGPETDSDSMSAQEMLKQLILGQQKLTDEMAALRAHNAKMEKMFCEFTQQLDLLKDQSTRVENLERTVTFLREKIIDLEDRSRRSNLVVFGVDEASDETESVLREKVISEVFQEKLGVTCNSVARIHRIGKAGKKRPVILFFQDFNEKQEVMRNVRKLKGTKYSVQNDYSRDTLRIRKLLWDSTKIDRDQGKKPILVHDKLKIDGQIFAWDEANNCRIKIRNEQSKE, encoded by the coding sequence ATGTTGTGTGGTGACGTCGAACTGAATCCTGGCCCCGAAACAGACTCTGACAGTATGAGCGCGCAAGAGATGTTGAAGCAACTGATTCTGGGACagcaaaaattgacagacgaaaTGGCAGCATTAAGGGCGCATAACGCGAAGATGGAAAAAATGTTCTGCGAATTCACCCAACAGCTCGATCTATTAAAAGACCAATCAACCCGTGTAGAAAACCTGGAAAGAACAGTCACCTTCCTACGGGAAAAAATTATTGACTTGGAGGACAGAAGTAGGCGTTCCAACTTAGTTGTGTTTGGGGTAGATGAAGCCAGCGATGAAACAGAATCTGTCCTTAGGGAGAAAGTTATTTCTGAGGTTTTTCAAGAGAAGCTTGGTGTGACATGCAACTCAGTCGCCAGAATCcaccgtattggcaaagctggaaaAAAGCGACCCGTCATATTGTTCTTCCAGGActttaatgaaaaacaagaaGTAATGCGGAATGTCCGCAAGCTTAAAGGAACCAAATATTCGGTACAAAATGACTATTCGCGTGACACGCTCAGAATAAGGAAACTCTTATGGGACAGTACAAAAATCGATAGGGATCAAGGCAAGAAGCCTATTCTGGTGCATGATAAACTAAAAATAGACGGGCAGATTTTTGCGTGGGATGAGGCCAACAATTGCAGAATCAAGATACGAAATGAGCAGAGTAAAGAGTGA